DNA sequence from the Oncorhynchus keta strain PuntledgeMale-10-30-2019 chromosome 1, Oket_V2, whole genome shotgun sequence genome:
ttttgttgtgtgtgtgtgtttatcctaCCTGTTGTGTAAGGACGTGTTTCTCGGACTCCAGTGCGTGGCGGTGCTGCAAGCGTTTGTAGCGACAGGACTGGGCATAGCCTCGATTCTTTAGCGTACGACGTTTCTGCTTGAGACGCACCACCTCATCCTTACTGACGCCACGCAGGTGTCTGTTCAGCTCCCGCACTGATAGGCTCACCAGCTGTTCGTCTGAGAAACGCTCATCCAGCCCACCACACTGCacacagacacagggagagatggTTACTTCCGAACGTTGACATGAATTACGGTTATACAGAATAGATAGGACTTAAAACATTTTGACTGactttcaatgtgtgtgtgtgtgtgtgtgtgtgtgtgtgtgtgtgtgtgtgtgtgtgtgtgtgtgtgtgtgtgtgtgtgtgtgtgtgtgtgtgtgtgtgtgtgtgtgtgtgtgtgtgtgtgtgtctgagttgtgcatgtgtggttctgtgtgtgatGTGAGATCGTGCCTAGCTGTGTGTGTCAGGGGGCACATTTTGGTATCACATGTCCATAATCTGTCAGATAATCTGACTGATTGAAAGTGACAGTAATCAGGGTTATACACGGCAATAATAGCAGATATTATCATAAGCTCACACTGTGCTCCACATACTGCACAGAGATTCTCTCAGACACCTGGTTGGAGAATGCAGCTATAGAACAGTACTGAACATTCCATACACAATAGCATTACCAGCCCCACACATAGCTCCTTCAACCATAGAACAGCTAGAggaaaatcaaaatcaaatcaattcaaagCCCTGGAGTTATTGATGTGGCCTAGTAAGTATTAGCTTTAACACAGTTCATATATCAATGTTGATGTAGTACAATTGCTTGTATCTATTAAAAGGAGAATTATTGCTCCCTTTATTACATTTACTCCAATATTCTGTACTTGCCTGCAGGACAAACAATGCATTTTTAAACAAGGAATGTCTACAGATAAACTCATTGTCATCTCAGAGTAGAGGCATGTTTTCTATACTTATGGCAGGTACACGGCAAGCACACTTAATCATGTTCTAATGTTCTAATCCCAATCCTTTACAGCATGATCCCTCTATcacatctccctcccctctcccatatGCTCCTGCTCCATCCAGTACTGGCGCTGTTGTTGCTAGCCTTCTCGTTTCTCTTATCTTGGTTATTCTACTATATTTTGTTTCATACTGTCATGCCCCCTGACCATATTAATTACTtggaggtgatgatgatgatgatgatgatgatggccaTGCATGGGGTGGTgcgggtgatgatgatgattatgatgtgGATGATGGTGATGAAGTCGGTCAGAGGGGCTCTGGGGTTGTGGGTAGGATGCTGAAGAGGGGTTGGTGTTGGGGAGCAATTGAGGGCCAGACGAGAGGTAGAGGAGTGGACGATGACACATATCCGTCCCATTGGCGCAGGAAATGTCACCTCCACTGTCACTACCCGAATCCCCCAGGTTACTGCTGGAACTCTGGGAAAGCACTGGGAACTGAGAGCGAGAATACACAGTGGACGattggaaagagggagagagaaaaagagaaatagAAACATTGATTATAGTCTATCTATGTCATTACGAACCCACTATCAAAAGTGAATAACAACATATAATTTACAGACATCCACAGACAATATTGGCAGTGTTACATACCTGTGAGTTAACAGCTGCTGCAGCTGAGTTCAGTAGAGCCTCCACAGCGTCCTCACAGCCCAGGAAGCTGCCGACCgaccctctttctctgtctccccgcTCTGGCCCGCCTCCCAGCAGGGACGCAGGTCCCCCCGCCTCCCCTCCAAACTGCTGCTGCAGCGCTGCGAGCCAGATCAGGTCCTCCAAAGAGGCAGGGTTAGGACCCTGGGCACCCCCATGGGAGGGGCTACCCTCCACGTTCCCCTGAGATCCAGAACTGATGCCAGAAGTGTAGCTGTTTGAgatggacagagggaaggagatggaggaggaggaggaaggggagagggaggaagaggctgAGGGAGGTGGGTGGGCATCGCTCAGTGTTGGAGAGGGGGGCAGGGAGTTGTATGGGCTAGAGCTGAGGCTGGTGTAGGGACCAGGGGAACTGGAGGGGTCGTGGGGTAGGCTAGACTTGGGGAATGtgcaggggggagggagaggaggagtgtcAGGCTTCACCTCAAACTTAAGGAGGTCAAAGTCATTGAGGTACTCCATCGCCAGTGGActgggggggagggagggcatggggagagagggagatgacatGGCCACGGCTTTGGGAGCAGACTGAGTTTGTCCGTGTGTCAGGGTTGTGTGTTAATCCACCTCTCTGTTTTAGTGCAGCAGCAGTCCATACACAACAACAGGCTTGATGCCTCCCAATACTCAGACAGCGCTGGTGTCcaataatggactgactggtgaCTGTCCTCTGTGGAGAAAACAGTCTTCCTGTGTCCGTGTGTGTTTCTTCTTGGtcttgtcagagagagagagaaaatggcatAGGTGATCATTCTCAAAGCTGGTGTAAAGTCATGAAAACAACATCTCTATGTGTTAGGTAGACAGGAACTGAGGTCAAGATAACATCTCTaatgaggacagagaagaggagagagaagaggacaggatgTGGGAAACAACACAAGAACAACAATCTGGCCATAGACGGAAGAACCTCTTTaccagacctctctctctatggCTTACAATTTGTCTGAGTATGTACAAGTAATGAACTAGATCCAAAACAATTAGTGCAACTTTCTAGAAAGTAGAGAAATCAGGACTCTCACCCTGTGCACCCAATCAAGTGAATTTACACTTGTGAGGTAGTGTTATTCTCCAGTGTGAGTATGTGTCCAACTGTCTGTTAGTATGTTGAAGTATTAAGTGACTAATCCTCATTCGATCCCCATTGCCccccatagacacacacacacacacacacatttacacacatgtatacacacacaaataaacatgATTTGGATATTCCTACATCGACCTCAACTCACTAATAGCAAATATATTTGTATAGACGTTTGTCAGCTTGCATTCTTGTCGTACTATATAATTCAGACTCCTGTTATATACCGGTAGTAAGCATGCTGTTATGCAGCAAAGACTGATGTCTGATGTGGCATAATCAAACAAGAGAGATATGTATACCCATATTATACACCTAAATACTTTCGTCAACTTTTTTGACACAATCTGTGACATCATATGACTGGAATGGTGTGATGTTGAAATAATTGACTATGGGGTGAATTTggtcatcatcattattatttatttattattaatattattattattattattattattattattatttattattattattatcaagtCCAACTAAACTTTTTTTGCTGTGTGAAATTTCAAAGCTATCTGAATTTCAGGGACAAATCAGTAAACAATGCAGTAGGATAGAACTTCTACCCATCTCATAGCTTCAGT
Encoded proteins:
- the LOC118395869 gene encoding transcription factor MafA-like, whose protein sequence is MSSPSLPMPSLPPSPLAMEYLNDFDLLKFEVKPDTPPLPPPCTFPKSSLPHDPSSSPGPYTSLSSSPYNSLPPSPTLSDAHPPPSASSSLSPSSSSSISFPLSISNSYTSGISSGSQGNVEGSPSHGGAQGPNPASLEDLIWLAALQQQFGGEAGGPASLLGGGPERGDRERGSVGSFLGCEDAVEALLNSAAAAVNSQFPVLSQSSSSNLGDSGSDSGGDISCANGTDMCHRPLLYLSSGPQLLPNTNPSSASYPQPQSPSDRLHHHHPHHNHHHHPHHPMHGHHHHHHHHHLQCGGLDERFSDEQLVSLSVRELNRHLRGVSKDEVVRLKQKRRTLKNRGYAQSCRYKRLQHRHALESEKHVLTQQLEQLQCELSRVLRERDAYKARYEKLVSTNDAPPTHANNPPSPPPDYFL